From a region of the Cognatiyoonia koreensis genome:
- a CDS encoding YeeE/YedE family protein, translating into MLDVWGEANVAAAIGLVGGILLGLAARLGRFCTLGAIEDVLYGGSDQRIRLWIAAIGFAIIGSFGLMAFGLFDPAQSFYLARTWVPIASIAGGLLFGYGMALAGNCGFTALARLGGGDLRSFVIVVVIGMSAYATLSGPLAWVRVNILPESTLAAEPNGIAHMLGNLTGISTPFIGIGIGLSAVVYAMSNRTFRKDKSNAFWSFIIASSVIIAWAGMSYISRTGYEDLAVVSHTFSAPIGESILYGMTSSGRSLSFGIGSVAGVWIGAFAGSLIKGHFRWEACEDPRELRRQIFGAAMMGVGAVVALGCSIGQGLSAFSILSFSAPVTFAAIFAGAAFGLRQLIVGFGRAHT; encoded by the coding sequence ATGTTGGACGTATGGGGGGAAGCCAATGTGGCGGCTGCGATCGGTTTGGTCGGGGGCATATTGCTAGGCTTGGCCGCGCGCTTGGGCCGGTTCTGTACCCTGGGCGCCATCGAAGACGTTCTATATGGCGGGAGTGATCAGCGCATCCGGCTTTGGATTGCAGCGATCGGATTTGCGATCATCGGCAGCTTTGGTTTGATGGCGTTTGGGCTATTTGACCCCGCCCAGTCATTCTATTTGGCCCGTACTTGGGTTCCGATTGCAAGCATCGCAGGCGGTCTTCTCTTCGGGTATGGTATGGCGCTCGCTGGGAACTGCGGATTTACGGCGTTGGCACGTCTCGGCGGTGGTGATTTACGTTCATTCGTCATTGTCGTCGTCATTGGTATGTCGGCCTATGCGACGCTATCGGGGCCGCTGGCTTGGGTGCGGGTCAACATACTGCCTGAATCAACGCTCGCAGCAGAGCCAAATGGCATTGCGCATATGTTGGGTAACCTTACCGGGATTTCGACTCCGTTCATTGGTATTGGCATCGGCCTGTCGGCCGTTGTTTATGCAATGTCTAACAGAACTTTTCGCAAAGACAAAAGTAATGCTTTTTGGTCTTTCATCATCGCATCTTCTGTCATCATTGCATGGGCAGGCATGAGCTATATCAGTCGCACTGGATACGAAGACTTGGCCGTCGTGTCCCATACGTTTTCTGCGCCTATCGGAGAGAGCATCCTTTATGGAATGACATCGTCAGGCCGCAGCCTGTCTTTCGGTATCGGTTCAGTCGCGGGCGTATGGATTGGAGCCTTCGCAGGAAGTTTGATCAAAGGACATTTCCGCTGGGAGGCCTGCGAAGACCCGCGCGAACTACGCCGTCAGATTTTTGGTGCGGCGATGATGGGCGTGGGTGCGGTTGTGGCACTTGGCTGCAGCATCGGGCAGGGCCTTTCAGCTTTCTCAATTCTGTCATTCAGCGCACCGGTGACCTTCGCCGCGATCTTTGCGGGCGCGGCATTCGGCTTGCGTCAATTGATCGTTGGTTTCGGGCGGGCACATACCTAG
- a CDS encoding ArsR/SmtB family transcription factor, with protein sequence MTLPVFHPDMDPDELDRMMDNATIATNYLKAISHEGRLMILCHLATGEKSVTELEELLSARQAAVSQQLGRLRLEGLVQPRREGKTIYYSLTDERSRRILGLVYELFCKPD encoded by the coding sequence ATGACACTTCCCGTGTTCCATCCAGATATGGACCCCGATGAGCTTGATCGCATGATGGACAATGCGACCATCGCGACGAACTACCTCAAGGCGATCAGCCATGAGGGACGACTGATGATCTTGTGCCATCTGGCCACTGGCGAAAAGTCGGTGACAGAGTTGGAGGAATTGTTGTCGGCCCGTCAGGCTGCAGTATCCCAACAGCTGGGCAGGTTGCGCCTTGAAGGTTTGGTGCAGCCGCGCCGCGAAGGAAAGACGATCTATTACAGTTTGACCGATGAGCGGTCTCGCCGCATTCTTGGCTTGGTCTATGAACTGTTTTGTAAGCCAGACTGA
- a CDS encoding cytochrome c biogenesis CcdA family protein, with protein sequence MLDVTYLGAAFAGLLSFFTPCVLPMVPFYLCYMAGLSMNELRDGDAIPAGAQKRLIVSSVFFALGVTTIFVLLGLGATAIGQTFGAWRDTLSYVAAALLLVFGLHFLGVVKVPLLYREAKVESTAKPTTAIGAYLMGLAFGFGWTPCVGPALAAILMVASGMGDIWRGGLLLLVYGLSMTAPFIIAALFARPFLGWVQRNRRYMGYVEKVMGVMLIIFAVLIATNSVNYIAQLMIEYVPAFGTLG encoded by the coding sequence ATGCTTGACGTGACATACCTTGGGGCAGCATTTGCGGGGCTTTTGTCCTTCTTCACGCCCTGCGTCCTACCGATGGTGCCGTTCTATCTGTGCTACATGGCGGGCCTGTCGATGAACGAGTTGCGTGACGGAGACGCAATCCCTGCAGGGGCCCAAAAGCGATTGATCGTTTCGTCTGTCTTTTTTGCGCTTGGCGTGACGACAATTTTCGTTTTGCTGGGGTTGGGCGCAACGGCAATCGGCCAGACCTTTGGCGCATGGCGGGACACGCTGTCCTATGTCGCCGCTGCCTTGCTGCTTGTTTTCGGTTTGCACTTTCTGGGGGTCGTGAAAGTTCCCCTGCTGTACCGCGAAGCGAAGGTTGAAAGTACCGCAAAACCGACAACAGCCATTGGTGCCTACCTCATGGGACTTGCATTTGGATTTGGATGGACGCCCTGCGTCGGCCCTGCCCTTGCTGCGATTCTGATGGTGGCCAGCGGCATGGGCGATATCTGGCGCGGCGGTCTACTTTTGCTTGTTTACGGTCTGTCGATGACTGCGCCGTTCATCATCGCGGCCCTGTTCGCACGACCATTCTTGGGGTGGGTGCAACGCAATCGCCGCTACATGGGTTACGTCGAAAAGGTCATGGGGGTCATGCTGATCATTTTTGCCGTCCTGATCGCGACGAACTCAGTGAACTACATCGCACAATTGATGATCGAGTATGTGCCGGCTTTTGGCACATTAGGATAA
- a CDS encoding thioredoxin family protein: MFSRLIVAFLALTTAVPLSAAELGDDGLHKADWMRETFLDLREDLEEANAEGKRLMVIIEQRGCIYCTKMHEEVFPIPEIDATLHDSYFVVQLNLFGDLEVTDFDGSVLSEKDMAQRWNVLFTPTMMFLPQEVDADQTAQQAAVAVVPGAFGRWTTQNLLNWVQEEGYLGDETFQRYHARILQEKGITE; the protein is encoded by the coding sequence ATGTTTTCACGTCTTATCGTAGCATTTCTTGCCCTAACAACTGCAGTCCCGTTGAGCGCGGCCGAGCTTGGCGACGACGGTCTGCACAAAGCTGACTGGATGCGCGAGACGTTCCTCGATTTACGCGAGGATCTGGAAGAAGCGAATGCTGAGGGCAAACGCCTGATGGTGATCATCGAACAACGCGGCTGCATCTATTGCACAAAAATGCATGAAGAAGTGTTTCCAATTCCAGAGATCGACGCGACGTTGCACGACAGCTATTTCGTGGTGCAACTGAACCTTTTCGGCGACCTGGAAGTCACCGATTTTGATGGCAGTGTTCTGTCCGAAAAAGATATGGCCCAGCGTTGGAACGTCCTGTTCACGCCAACGATGATGTTCTTGCCGCAGGAAGTCGACGCGGACCAGACCGCGCAGCAGGCTGCCGTGGCGGTTGTTCCCGGAGCATTTGGGCGTTGGACGACTCAGAACCTTCTGAATTGGGTGCAGGAAGAAGGCTATCTGGGTGACGAAACCTTTCAAAGATACCACGCGCGCATCCTTCAAGAGAAGGGAATTACCGAATAA
- the soxX gene encoding sulfur oxidation c-type cytochrome SoxX, translating into MKRKILIFCCLAFATPTFAEDVAPDDVVYSEYGEVEASLSGVAGDPDAGREIMVARGKGNCIACHEVTALKDEPFHGEVGPILDGAGDRWTAAELRGLVANPKNTFEGTVMPAFYRTSGFTRPGDAFTGKAATGPLSPLLTAQEVEDVVAYLQTLTE; encoded by the coding sequence ATGAAACGTAAAATCTTGATCTTCTGTTGCCTTGCCTTTGCAACCCCAACGTTTGCGGAAGACGTCGCACCTGACGACGTCGTCTATAGTGAGTACGGTGAAGTTGAAGCATCTCTGTCTGGCGTCGCTGGAGATCCGGACGCAGGCCGCGAAATAATGGTCGCACGTGGCAAAGGCAACTGTATCGCCTGTCATGAAGTCACCGCACTCAAAGACGAGCCCTTCCATGGCGAAGTTGGCCCAATTCTTGATGGTGCCGGTGATCGGTGGACGGCAGCAGAGCTTCGCGGACTTGTCGCAAATCCAAAAAACACTTTTGAAGGAACGGTGATGCCGGCCTTCTACCGCACAAGCGGGTTTACGCGTCCGGGTGATGCATTCACCGGCAAGGCCGCAACTGGACCGTTGTCCCCCCTGCTGACAGCACAAGAAGTCGAAGATGTTGTGGCCTATCTCCAGACACTGACTGAGTGA
- the soxY gene encoding thiosulfate oxidation carrier protein SoxY — MKLTRRETLFLGLGATVVAVLPVQATAAVDEAIAAFTGGAEMGSEGITLIAPEIAENGNTVPIEVNAPGAEAIFIVAAGNPTPGVATFNFGPLAAAQSGSTRIRLAGTQDVIAIARMPDGSFVKASQEVKVTIGGCGG, encoded by the coding sequence ATGAAACTTACGCGCAGAGAAACGCTTTTTCTTGGACTGGGTGCCACCGTCGTTGCGGTTCTGCCGGTTCAGGCGACTGCTGCCGTTGATGAGGCGATTGCCGCCTTTACCGGTGGTGCCGAGATGGGCAGCGAGGGTATCACCCTGATCGCGCCTGAAATTGCAGAAAACGGAAACACGGTTCCAATTGAAGTGAACGCACCAGGTGCCGAGGCAATTTTCATTGTCGCAGCGGGAAATCCGACACCTGGCGTTGCCACCTTCAACTTTGGTCCCTTGGCTGCTGCGCAGTCCGGATCTACCCGAATTCGCCTTGCTGGCACCCAAGATGTCATTGCGATCGCGCGCATGCCCGACGGGTCGTTTGTGAAGGCGAGCCAGGAAGTGAAAGTCACAATCGGCGGCTGCGGCGGCTAA
- the soxZ gene encoding thiosulfate oxidation carrier complex protein SoxZ → MADNVKPRVRVPRDATAGEVITIKTLISHNMESGQRRDDDGNIIPRSIINRFTCDFNGVNVLEVAMEPAISTNPFFEFQATVPESGTFTFTWYDDDGDVYTETKEITVS, encoded by the coding sequence ATGGCAGACAATGTAAAACCCCGCGTCCGCGTCCCCCGTGATGCTACAGCCGGTGAGGTGATCACGATCAAAACCCTCATCAGCCACAACATGGAGTCCGGACAACGCCGCGACGATGATGGCAACATCATTCCCCGGTCGATCATCAACCGCTTCACCTGCGATTTCAACGGTGTGAACGTTTTAGAAGTTGCGATGGAACCGGCAATTTCAACCAACCCGTTCTTCGAATTCCAAGCCACTGTGCCCGAGTCCGGGACCTTCACATTTACTTGGTACGATGACGACGGTGACGTCTACACCGAAACGAAAGAAATTACGGTCAGCTAA
- the soxA gene encoding sulfur oxidation c-type cytochrome SoxA, translating to MKWFLKTSALAVIAASAVQADENANLVVNGEIEITTRAEAPAHIDGLSEVLSGWLFRSSETQALQMDDFENPGMIFVDEAIEAFNTVEGTESNSCASCHENPESLAGARATHPKWNDEAEEVRTMAMQINACRTEQMGAEPWGYDKADMLNMEALMASVSRGLPINVAIDGPVEATYALGEELYYTRTGQLDLSCASCHEQNYGNYIRADHLSQGQINGFPTYRLKNAKLNGVHSRFKGCIRDTRAETYDVGSDEFVALELYLAARGNGLSVEGPSVRN from the coding sequence ATGAAATGGTTTCTGAAAACTTCAGCATTGGCAGTCATAGCTGCATCAGCTGTGCAGGCAGATGAGAATGCCAATCTCGTCGTCAATGGTGAGATTGAAATCACTACCCGCGCAGAAGCACCTGCACACATTGATGGGCTGAGCGAAGTTCTATCAGGGTGGTTGTTCCGCTCTTCCGAAACACAAGCGCTTCAGATGGACGACTTTGAAAATCCCGGCATGATCTTTGTTGATGAAGCAATCGAGGCCTTCAACACAGTTGAGGGCACTGAGAGCAATTCCTGCGCAAGCTGCCACGAAAACCCCGAAAGCCTTGCTGGTGCACGCGCGACCCACCCCAAGTGGAACGACGAAGCCGAAGAGGTTCGCACGATGGCAATGCAGATCAACGCATGTCGGACCGAACAAATGGGTGCCGAACCTTGGGGTTACGACAAAGCCGACATGTTGAACATGGAGGCCCTGATGGCGTCCGTATCGCGAGGATTGCCCATCAATGTTGCAATCGACGGACCTGTCGAAGCTACTTATGCGCTAGGTGAAGAATTGTATTACACCCGTACTGGCCAGCTCGATCTTTCATGCGCCAGTTGCCACGAGCAGAACTACGGCAACTACATTCGCGCAGATCATCTTAGCCAGGGTCAGATCAACGGTTTTCCAACCTATCGTTTGAAGAATGCCAAGTTGAACGGCGTACATTCCCGTTTCAAAGGTTGCATTCGTGATACACGGGCCGAGACGTACGACGTCGGTTCCGACGAGTTTGTTGCGCTGGAACTGTATCTTGCTGCACGTGGCAATGGTCTTTCGGTCGAAGGACCGTCTGTCCGAAACTAA
- the soxB gene encoding thiosulfohydrolase SoxB codes for MISRRDFLQASMAVSAIYGASGFGNWGRLAAQQTLSQDDLLQFDTFGNVSLIHITDIHAQLKPIWFREPEINLGVGGNKGQVPHITGADFRRAYGIEDGSPSHYALSYDDFVALGHAYGKMGGLDRCATVINNIRAERPDALLLDGGDTWHGSYTCYKTEGQDVVNVMNLLKPDAMTFHWEFTLGSDRVRDIVDDLPFAALGQNIFDSEWDEPAEDFAPYKFYESGGVKVAVVGQAFPYMPIANPGWMFPEYSFGIRDQRMQKMVDEVRGQGAELVVCLSHNGFDVDKKMAERVTGIDVILAGHTHDALPEPYLVGETLIVASGSNGKFISRVDLDVRDGRMMGFRHKLIPIFSDVIAPDSEVAEAIDAERAPFANELSEVIGRTADDTTLFRRGNLNGSWDDLICDALIEEREADIAMSPGVRWGPSIMPGQDITREDIWNVTSMTYPNAYRTEMTGQFIHEIMEDVADNLFNPDPYYQQGGDMVRVGGMGYRIDVTKPIGERITEMTLLKTGEAIDPAKTYTVAGWASVNEGTEGPPIWDVVENHIRRQGTVSVAPNTSVQVIGA; via the coding sequence ATGATATCCAGACGTGACTTCCTTCAGGCGTCAATGGCTGTATCGGCGATCTACGGAGCGTCAGGCTTTGGTAATTGGGGACGTTTGGCGGCCCAGCAAACACTTAGCCAAGACGATCTTTTGCAGTTTGATACCTTTGGGAACGTATCCCTGATTCATATCACCGACATTCATGCGCAATTGAAACCGATCTGGTTCCGCGAACCTGAAATCAACCTTGGCGTAGGTGGCAACAAAGGCCAAGTGCCCCACATAACCGGCGCGGATTTCCGACGGGCCTACGGGATCGAAGATGGCTCTCCTTCTCACTATGCACTGAGCTATGATGACTTTGTCGCTCTCGGCCATGCCTATGGCAAGATGGGCGGCCTTGATCGCTGCGCCACTGTGATCAACAACATCCGGGCCGAACGCCCTGATGCCTTGCTGCTGGACGGCGGCGACACATGGCACGGCTCTTACACGTGCTACAAAACCGAAGGTCAGGACGTCGTGAACGTCATGAACCTCCTCAAACCTGACGCAATGACATTTCATTGGGAGTTCACGCTGGGTTCGGACAGGGTCCGTGACATTGTAGATGACCTGCCCTTTGCCGCACTTGGTCAAAACATTTTTGACAGCGAATGGGATGAACCCGCCGAAGACTTCGCGCCTTACAAGTTTTACGAAAGCGGCGGCGTTAAAGTTGCTGTCGTCGGTCAGGCCTTCCCCTACATGCCGATCGCCAATCCCGGCTGGATGTTTCCCGAATATTCATTTGGAATTCGGGACCAACGCATGCAGAAGATGGTGGATGAAGTGCGCGGACAAGGTGCCGAATTGGTCGTCTGCCTGTCTCATAATGGATTCGACGTCGACAAGAAAATGGCAGAGCGGGTCACAGGCATTGATGTGATCCTGGCAGGTCATACCCACGACGCCCTGCCCGAGCCTTATCTTGTTGGTGAAACGCTCATTGTTGCGTCTGGCTCGAACGGTAAGTTCATCAGCCGGGTTGATCTGGATGTGCGTGACGGGCGGATGATGGGATTCCGCCACAAGCTGATCCCGATCTTTTCGGACGTCATCGCGCCCGATTCTGAGGTTGCTGAGGCCATTGATGCGGAACGCGCGCCGTTCGCAAATGAATTGTCAGAGGTCATCGGGCGCACGGCCGACGATACCACCCTCTTCCGGCGCGGGAACTTAAACGGATCATGGGATGATCTGATCTGTGATGCGTTGATTGAAGAGCGCGAAGCAGACATCGCCATGTCCCCTGGGGTCCGCTGGGGGCCGTCAATCATGCCGGGTCAGGACATCACGCGCGAAGACATCTGGAATGTCACATCGATGACCTATCCGAATGCATACCGCACTGAAATGACAGGTCAATTCATCCATGAGATCATGGAAGACGTGGCCGACAACCTGTTCAACCCTGATCCCTACTACCAGCAAGGCGGAGATATGGTCCGTGTCGGCGGCATGGGCTACCGGATCGACGTCACCAAACCAATTGGTGAGCGGATCACCGAGATGACTTTGCTAAAAACGGGCGAAGCGATTGATCCGGCCAAGACATACACTGTCGCGGGTTGGGCTTCGGTCAACGAAGGCACTGAAGGTCCCCCCATTTGGGACGTCGTTGAAAATCATATCCGCCGCCAAGGCACTGTTTCTGTCGCGCCGAACACGTCCGTGCAGGTTATTGGCGCATAA
- the soxC gene encoding sulfite dehydrogenase has translation MSNIYKGMKPTRRNFLRGAAASGAALVGGTTVAKAQADPLIVEKQPWSQFLGAGVDEAPYGMPSKFEAHVRRQDVPWLTADPISSVNFTPLHELDGIITPNGLCFERHHGGVAEIAPQDYRLMINGLVDRELVFTLEDLMRFPRENHVYFLECAANSGMEWAGSQLNGCQFTHGMIHNVMYTGIPLRLLLEEAGVKTTAEWLLPEGADASGMTRSIPMEKAMDDCLVAFKMNGEALRPEQGYPVRLVVPGWEGNMWVKWLRRIEIGDQPWHHREETSKYTDLFANGKARRFTWEMDAKSVITSPSPQKPITHGPGPMVLTGVAWSGRGTIPRVDVTIDGGINWHQARMSGPSFDKSMHRFYYDFNWDGKPMLLQSRAHDSTGYVQPTKDALRAVRGENSIYHNNSIQTWAVNEQGVAENVEIS, from the coding sequence ATGAGCAACATTTACAAAGGCATGAAGCCAACGCGCCGCAACTTCCTGCGCGGCGCTGCGGCGAGTGGAGCGGCGTTGGTGGGCGGCACGACGGTCGCCAAGGCTCAAGCCGATCCGCTGATCGTCGAGAAGCAACCATGGTCGCAATTTCTCGGCGCAGGTGTTGATGAGGCACCTTACGGGATGCCATCCAAGTTCGAGGCCCATGTGCGCCGTCAGGATGTCCCGTGGTTGACAGCTGATCCTATCAGTTCCGTGAACTTCACACCGCTTCACGAGTTGGACGGAATTATTACCCCGAACGGGCTTTGCTTTGAGCGACATCATGGAGGCGTCGCAGAGATTGCACCGCAAGACTACCGCCTGATGATCAACGGACTGGTGGACCGTGAACTGGTCTTCACGTTGGAAGATCTGATGCGCTTCCCGCGCGAAAACCACGTCTACTTCCTTGAATGCGCCGCGAATTCGGGGATGGAGTGGGCCGGGTCGCAGCTGAACGGTTGCCAGTTTACCCACGGAATGATCCATAACGTGATGTATACGGGCATTCCGCTGCGCTTGCTGTTAGAAGAAGCCGGTGTGAAAACTACCGCAGAATGGCTGCTACCAGAGGGTGCGGATGCGTCTGGCATGACTCGCTCGATCCCGATGGAAAAGGCGATGGATGATTGCCTTGTCGCGTTCAAAATGAACGGGGAGGCATTGCGTCCTGAACAGGGTTATCCTGTCCGCTTGGTCGTCCCTGGCTGGGAAGGCAACATGTGGGTCAAATGGTTGCGCCGGATCGAAATTGGCGACCAACCTTGGCACCATCGCGAAGAAACGTCGAAGTACACAGACCTGTTTGCGAACGGCAAGGCCCGTCGCTTCACTTGGGAAATGGATGCTAAATCCGTCATCACCAGCCCAAGCCCGCAAAAGCCGATCACACATGGACCAGGCCCGATGGTCTTGACAGGTGTGGCATGGTCCGGCCGCGGAACAATTCCGCGCGTCGATGTCACCATTGATGGTGGGATCAACTGGCATCAGGCCAGGATGTCCGGGCCAAGTTTCGATAAGTCGATGCACCGCTTCTACTATGACTTCAATTGGGATGGAAAACCAATGCTCCTGCAAAGCAGGGCACATGACAGCACAGGTTATGTCCAGCCAACCAAAGACGCGCTGCGCGCGGTCCGGGGTGAAAACTCAATCTATCACAACAACAGCATCCAGACATGGGCTGTTAACGAGCAAGGTGTGGCGGAAAATGTTGAAATTTCTTAA
- a CDS encoding c-type cytochrome, whose translation MLKFLKLFIPAGAGTASVLTLAYFLADQFVTDMPAPMRGTLIQPANAQETAAVEPDPTEEGATVVAGGLGLGRLALEEEVAAWDIDVRPDGLGLPAGSGDVWTGEEVFVEKCAACHGDFGEAVGRWPVLAGGLNTLSDDDPVKTIGSYWPYLSTVYDYVNRAMPFGEAQSLEPDEIYAITAYLLYVNDLVEDDFTLSNENFLDVQMPNVDNFYMDDRLTVEMPLFQSADVCMENCKDSVEITMNAMVLDVTPETETAETTVVEEVAEEVVEETAVEEVAVEDAAAAGPDPALVAAGEGAFRACKACHQVGEGAVNRSGPHLNDVLGRTIGSVDGFRYSATFADAMAAGDVWTKEALAAFLTDPKGAMPGTKMSFRGVRNEEDIAALTAYLQSFAAE comes from the coding sequence ATGTTGAAATTTCTTAAGCTTTTCATTCCTGCCGGAGCCGGTACGGCATCTGTTTTGACTTTGGCATACTTTCTTGCCGATCAGTTTGTCACGGACATGCCCGCGCCGATGCGTGGGACCTTGATCCAACCTGCGAATGCACAAGAAACAGCCGCTGTAGAACCCGACCCGACCGAAGAGGGTGCTACTGTCGTGGCCGGGGGTCTAGGATTGGGTCGCCTCGCTTTGGAAGAAGAAGTGGCGGCTTGGGATATCGATGTGCGCCCAGACGGGCTGGGTCTGCCTGCTGGCAGCGGTGACGTCTGGACCGGTGAAGAGGTATTCGTTGAAAAATGTGCGGCATGCCACGGTGATTTTGGTGAGGCGGTTGGTCGCTGGCCTGTCCTTGCAGGTGGGCTCAATACCTTGTCTGACGATGATCCGGTCAAGACGATAGGGTCCTACTGGCCGTATCTTTCGACTGTCTACGATTATGTGAACCGGGCGATGCCATTTGGTGAAGCGCAGTCACTTGAACCTGACGAAATCTACGCAATCACGGCATACCTGTTGTACGTCAACGATCTGGTCGAGGATGATTTTACGCTTAGCAATGAGAACTTTCTCGACGTCCAAATGCCCAATGTCGACAACTTTTACATGGATGATCGCCTGACGGTCGAGATGCCTTTGTTCCAATCTGCTGATGTTTGCATGGAGAACTGTAAGGACAGCGTTGAGATCACAATGAACGCGATGGTCTTGGACGTTACGCCTGAAACTGAAACCGCTGAAACAACCGTCGTGGAAGAAGTGGCCGAAGAGGTTGTTGAAGAAACCGCAGTCGAGGAAGTTGCAGTAGAAGACGCTGCCGCCGCAGGTCCCGATCCTGCACTTGTCGCCGCAGGCGAAGGCGCATTTCGTGCATGCAAGGCGTGTCACCAAGTCGGTGAAGGCGCTGTAAACCGCAGCGGTCCACATCTGAACGATGTCCTTGGGCGCACCATCGGCAGCGTCGACGGGTTCCGCTATTCTGCCACTTTCGCTGACGCGATGGCCGCAGGCGATGTCTGGACTAAAGAGGCGCTTGCTGCGTTCTTGACCGATCCGAAGGGGGCTATGCCTGGCACCAAGATGTCGTTCCGTGGTGTGCGCAATGAAGAAGACATCGCCGCCCTGACCGCCTATTTGCAGAGCTTTGCTGCTGAATGA
- a CDS encoding c-type cytochrome: MKRMVATIISLVAATSSGAQTNGDATRGEALYGQCSGCHQIGEGAVDRIGPQLNHIFERNAGAAEGFRYSKGFTRAADGGLAWNYDTLDAFIENPRSLVSQTRMSFRGMSDPQDRADLIAYLRVFSDNPQDIPESAPTAQAVDHSVDPEILAIVGDPDYGEYLSGECTSCHQTSGAGDGIPAITQWPEPDFVTAMHAYKDGVRTHPVMQMMAGRLSNEEIAALAAYFKDVE, from the coding sequence ATGAAACGAATGGTTGCAACAATAATTAGTTTGGTCGCCGCCACATCGAGCGGTGCCCAAACCAATGGCGACGCAACCCGCGGTGAAGCCCTTTACGGCCAGTGTTCAGGCTGCCATCAGATCGGCGAAGGGGCCGTGGACCGCATTGGTCCACAACTGAACCACATCTTCGAACGCAACGCTGGCGCAGCGGAAGGATTTCGTTATTCGAAAGGCTTCACCCGTGCGGCGGATGGTGGCCTCGCGTGGAATTACGACACCTTGGATGCGTTTATCGAAAATCCGCGGTCACTGGTCAGCCAGACCCGGATGAGCTTTCGTGGCATGTCTGATCCTCAAGACCGCGCAGATCTGATCGCATATTTGCGCGTCTTTTCAGACAATCCACAAGACATTCCAGAATCAGCCCCGACGGCGCAGGCAGTCGATCACTCTGTTGATCCCGAAATCCTCGCGATCGTGGGTGACCCGGACTACGGTGAATATCTGTCGGGGGAATGTACGTCCTGCCATCAAACCAGCGGTGCGGGCGATGGTATACCTGCGATTACGCAATGGCCTGAACCTGATTTCGTGACAGCCATGCACGCCTACAAGGACGGCGTACGCACGCACCCGGTCATGCAGATGATGGCAGGTCGCTTATCAAATGAAGAGATCGCAGCGCTGGCTGCATATTTCAAGGACGTCGAATAA